Proteins found in one Nitratiruptor sp. SB155-2 genomic segment:
- a CDS encoding host attachment protein: MKIGDIVIVANLGEMKIYKANPRDLEAEAGLKPQNIKLDQINGIDYVEAHWKVKDIVTDEAGRFKADAGKMGGNSGERHELEKKMEEDVIKAIAEDIAKTVAEQNPPKYFLALPENIFSRVWQKVEALQAKYPDAVNKLFRYVEQDLTKTDKNKLPDIFKTQGKHF; this comes from the coding sequence ATGAAAATTGGAGATATTGTAATCGTTGCAAATCTGGGAGAGATGAAAATTTACAAAGCAAATCCAAGAGATTTGGAAGCTGAAGCGGGACTCAAGCCCCAAAACATCAAACTTGATCAAATCAATGGGATCGACTATGTAGAGGCACACTGGAAGGTGAAAGATATTGTGACCGATGAGGCTGGCCGTTTTAAAGCAGATGCTGGAAAAATGGGTGGCAATTCGGGAGAACGCCATGAACTGGAAAAGAAAATGGAAGAGGACGTGATCAAGGCGATAGCAGAAGATATTGCAAAAACGGTTGCAGAGCAAAATCCACCAAAATATTTCTTAGCATTGCCTGAAAATATCTTTTCAAGAGTGTGGCAAAAAGTAGAAGCGCTTCAAGCGAAATATCCTGATGCAGTGAACAAACTCTTTCGATATGTAGAACAAGACCTGACCAAAACAGACAAAAACAAACTTCCTGATATTTTTAAAACGCAAGGAAAACATTTCTAA
- a CDS encoding M20/M25/M40 family metallo-hydrolase, which produces MRVLELFKKITTIPHCSGNTEALRSYITDFAKKQGFSVQMDRAGNILCFKTKREVALQAHYDMVCVGNAPKIEILEKDGYLMAKNASLGADNGIGVAIMLSLMQEGVEAEYLFTNDEEIGLVGARDLELSLQAKKMINLDSEEFGKVYVGCAGGADIVAMKSLEPIVVKNGNFYHVKAKNFPGGHSGVDIDKDIPNAIKEFAFFAKDALVFNLTAGERRNSIPVHLEAVIATNKELQSTQYFDIHLAEPQHYAYSIMGDLCGYAHGVRGWEKAFGIPKVSTNLALVNMEKDICKIECSVRANSDEELHRIIEENRCYYENLGYKVEVSGQYPAWKPDVTPLAQEVAQKYAKFVHDIEFKAIHAGLECAIFAQKFPSMQIVSIGPDIEYPHSVHERVRLDTIEPLYRLIKELL; this is translated from the coding sequence ATGCGTGTATTAGAGCTTTTTAAAAAAATCACCACCATTCCCCACTGTTCTGGCAATACAGAAGCACTTCGTTCATATATCACCGATTTTGCAAAAAAGCAGGGTTTCAGCGTCCAAATGGATAGAGCCGGCAATATTCTTTGCTTCAAAACCAAAAGAGAGGTTGCTTTGCAGGCCCACTACGATATGGTGTGTGTTGGCAATGCTCCCAAGATTGAGATCTTGGAAAAAGATGGATATCTTATGGCCAAAAACGCCTCCTTGGGAGCGGATAACGGTATCGGCGTAGCGATCATGCTCTCACTTATGCAAGAAGGCGTGGAAGCGGAATACCTTTTTACCAACGATGAGGAGATCGGCCTTGTTGGGGCAAGAGATCTTGAACTTTCTTTGCAGGCGAAAAAGATGATCAATCTTGATAGTGAAGAGTTTGGCAAAGTCTACGTGGGATGCGCAGGTGGGGCTGATATTGTTGCTATGAAATCACTAGAGCCTATTGTAGTAAAAAATGGTAACTTTTATCACGTAAAAGCTAAAAATTTTCCGGGTGGCCACTCTGGCGTGGATATCGATAAAGATATTCCAAATGCCATCAAAGAGTTCGCTTTTTTTGCAAAAGATGCATTGGTCTTTAATCTCACAGCAGGTGAGCGCAGAAACTCCATTCCAGTACATCTTGAGGCAGTCATCGCTACAAACAAAGAGCTACAAAGTACACAATATTTCGATATACATTTGGCTGAACCTCAGCATTACGCTTACAGTATAATGGGAGATCTGTGTGGATATGCCCATGGTGTGAGAGGTTGGGAAAAAGCGTTTGGCATTCCGAAAGTGAGTACAAACTTGGCCCTTGTCAATATGGAAAAGGATATTTGCAAGATAGAGTGTAGTGTGAGAGCGAACAGTGATGAAGAGTTGCATCGGATTATAGAAGAAAACAGATGTTATTACGAAAATCTAGGCTACAAAGTGGAAGTGAGTGGCCAGTACCCCGCATGGAAACCTGATGTGACGCCTTTGGCACAAGAAGTTGCACAAAAATATGCAAAGTTCGTACATGATATTGAATTCAAAGCGATCCATGCGGGGCTCGAGTGTGCCATTTTTGCCCAAAAATTCCCTTCCATGCAGATTGTCTCCATTGGACCCGATATCGAATATCCACATTCGGTGCATGAGCGCGTACGATTGGATACAATCGAACCTCTTTATAGATTGATAAAAGAACTGCTATGA
- the nth gene encoding endonuclease III: MVQRSEKEIQEIKRRLLEHYPAAKTELKYRNLYELLVAVMLSAQCTDKRVNMITPALFEKYPDIESLAKADVEDVKELIKTCSFFNNKAKNLVAMAKMVMEKYGGEIPETEKELVKLPGVGQKTAHVVMIEYFGKNLMAVDTHVFRVAHRLRLSDAKTREKTEEDLVKAFKTDLAAIHQAMVLFGRYICTAKNPKCDQCFLYDLCDSEDKREIKSE; encoded by the coding sequence ATGGTACAAAGAAGCGAAAAAGAGATCCAAGAAATCAAAAGAAGACTCCTTGAACACTATCCAGCAGCAAAAACGGAACTGAAATACAGAAATCTGTACGAACTTCTTGTAGCTGTCATGCTCTCCGCCCAATGTACCGACAAAAGAGTCAATATGATCACACCGGCTCTTTTTGAAAAATACCCAGATATCGAGTCTTTAGCCAAAGCGGATGTAGAGGATGTAAAAGAGCTTATCAAAACCTGTTCATTTTTCAACAATAAAGCCAAAAATCTGGTAGCTATGGCAAAAATGGTGATGGAGAAGTATGGTGGGGAAATACCGGAAACAGAAAAAGAGCTTGTAAAACTGCCAGGCGTCGGCCAAAAAACGGCACATGTCGTAATGATCGAATATTTCGGTAAAAATCTTATGGCTGTCGATACGCATGTTTTCAGAGTCGCCCATCGCCTGAGACTTAGCGATGCGAAAACGAGAGAAAAAACAGAAGAGGATTTAGTCAAAGCATTCAAAACGGATCTTGCCGCCATCCATCAGGCAATGGTACTTTTTGGGCGCTATATCTGTACAGCGAAAAATCCAAAATGTGATCAATGCTTTTTATACGATCTGTGTGACAGTGAAGATAAACGTGAAATCAAATCTGAGTAA
- a CDS encoding YebC/PmpR family DNA-binding transcriptional regulator: MAGHNKWSKVKHIKAKEDAKKGKVFTKAVRDIMTAVRDGGPNPDTNAALRLAIERAKAVSMPQDNIKRAIDKASGNLPGVKYEEITYEGYGPGGVAIMVECLTDNKNRTVASVRHAFSKSGGSLGTSGSVSWMFEKKGVITVERDENEDAIMEAALESGANDILEFDEVLVIETDPADFNQVLEAVEKAGAKILESSVGLVATNEIDVDDATAEKVERLIDMLEENDDVQNVYHNMK; this comes from the coding sequence ATGGCTGGTCACAATAAATGGTCGAAAGTAAAGCATATCAAAGCAAAAGAGGACGCGAAAAAAGGAAAGGTCTTTACAAAAGCGGTCCGTGATATCATGACGGCTGTCAGAGATGGTGGGCCAAATCCGGATACAAATGCTGCTTTGAGACTTGCGATAGAACGGGCAAAAGCGGTTTCTATGCCACAAGATAACATTAAAAGAGCTATCGATAAAGCCAGCGGTAATTTACCGGGTGTCAAATATGAAGAGATTACCTATGAGGGTTATGGGCCTGGTGGTGTGGCAATAATGGTTGAGTGTTTAACAGACAATAAAAATAGAACCGTTGCATCTGTTCGTCACGCATTCAGCAAAAGCGGCGGTAGTCTTGGAACAAGCGGAAGCGTTTCATGGATGTTTGAGAAAAAGGGTGTCATTACGGTCGAGCGGGATGAGAACGAAGACGCAATTATGGAAGCAGCATTAGAATCGGGAGCAAATGATATTTTAGAGTTTGACGAAGTGCTTGTGATCGAGACAGATCCGGCAGATTTCAATCAAGTCCTTGAAGCGGTAGAGAAAGCTGGTGCGAAAATTTTGGAAAGCAGTGTCGGACTTGTAGCAACAAACGAGATCGATGTGGATGATGCAACCGCGGAAAAGGTTGAACGTCTTATCGATATGCTCGAAGAGAATGACGATGTGCAAAATGTGTATCATAATATGAAGTAA
- a CDS encoding peptidylprolyl isomerase yields the protein MKKIVATGLMAVSLIATQAMAAKVLAKVNGHAITTEDIAPMLSQIGARFEQLPPQMKQQVIDKAIERELLKEKALKSGVEKSKEFKEALAKIKRDLALQIWMKKKYDSIKVTDKEAKAFYQKNIDKFKRPELVHARHILVKSEKEAQDIINELKKTPKNQLKQKFIELAKTKSVGPSGKRGGDLGFFKKGQMVKPFSDAAFSLKPGTFTTKPVQTQFGYHIIYVEEKKPAGTIPFDQIKDRIKAQLKMKKFQEIVQKEAEKLKKSAKIQKNI from the coding sequence ATGAAAAAGATTGTAGCAACTGGACTTATGGCCGTTTCTCTTATCGCAACGCAGGCAATGGCCGCAAAAGTACTTGCAAAAGTGAATGGACATGCGATAACAACAGAAGATATCGCTCCTATGCTTTCCCAAATTGGCGCGCGCTTTGAACAGCTTCCGCCACAGATGAAACAGCAGGTCATCGATAAAGCGATCGAAAGAGAACTTTTGAAAGAGAAAGCCCTGAAGAGTGGTGTGGAAAAGAGTAAGGAGTTCAAAGAGGCTTTGGCGAAAATCAAACGGGACCTCGCTTTGCAAATCTGGATGAAAAAGAAGTATGACTCTATTAAAGTGACAGATAAAGAGGCGAAAGCGTTCTATCAAAAAAATATCGACAAATTCAAACGTCCCGAACTTGTTCATGCAAGACATATCTTGGTAAAAAGCGAAAAAGAAGCACAAGATATCATCAATGAGTTGAAAAAAACACCAAAAAACCAACTCAAGCAAAAATTTATCGAACTTGCAAAAACAAAATCTGTCGGACCAAGTGGCAAAAGAGGCGGGGATCTTGGATTTTTCAAAAAAGGACAGATGGTTAAGCCTTTCAGTGATGCCGCTTTCTCTTTGAAACCGGGTACCTTTACTACAAAACCTGTCCAGACACAGTTTGGATATCATATCATCTATGTGGAAGAGAAAAAGCCAGCCGGAACTATTCCGTTTGATCAAATCAAAGATCGTATCAAAGCGCAGTTGAAAATGAAAAAATTTCAAGAGATAGTGCAAAAAGAGGCCGAAAAACTGAAAAAAAGCGCAAAAATCCAAAAAAACATCTAA
- the fbaA gene encoding class II fructose-bisphosphate aldolase → MGVRSFLKPGVVWGDDLLKLYEYAKEHSFALPAINVVGTDSINAVMEAAREANSPVIIQLSNGGAHFWAGKGLDNEGQKAAILGAIAAAKHVHILAEAYGVSVVLHTDHAARKLLPWIDGLLAAGEEYFKLHGKPLFSSHMLDLSEEPLEENLSTCEAYLKRMAPLGMHLEIELGVTGGEEDGVDNTGIDNAKLYTQPEEVAEAYKRLSSISPYFTIAASFGNVHGVYKPGHVRLEPIILKNSQEYIKKHFDIDKEKPVSFVFHGGSGSELSKIHEAIDYGVVKMNIDTDTQWAFWSGVKGYIEKYHDYLQSQIGNPEGEDKPNKKYYDPRKWLREGEKSMKARVIKAYEDLRSLNVN, encoded by the coding sequence ATGGGCGTACGATCGTTTCTAAAACCGGGAGTAGTTTGGGGCGATGATCTTTTGAAACTCTATGAGTATGCAAAAGAGCACTCTTTTGCTCTGCCAGCTATTAACGTTGTAGGGACTGATTCTATCAATGCCGTTATGGAAGCTGCCAGGGAAGCAAACTCTCCTGTCATCATTCAGTTGAGCAACGGAGGAGCACATTTTTGGGCTGGTAAAGGACTGGATAACGAAGGGCAAAAAGCAGCCATTCTTGGTGCGATTGCAGCAGCAAAACATGTCCATATCTTGGCTGAAGCGTATGGCGTGAGTGTGGTATTGCATACAGACCACGCGGCAAGAAAACTCCTTCCATGGATCGACGGACTTTTGGCCGCTGGGGAAGAGTACTTCAAACTCCACGGCAAGCCTCTCTTTAGTTCCCATATGCTTGATTTAAGCGAAGAGCCACTGGAAGAGAATCTCTCAACGTGTGAAGCCTATCTCAAACGAATGGCACCACTTGGAATGCATCTTGAAATCGAACTTGGCGTTACAGGTGGAGAAGAGGATGGTGTGGACAATACCGGTATCGACAATGCGAAGCTCTATACCCAGCCAGAAGAGGTTGCTGAAGCCTACAAAAGATTAAGTAGCATTAGTCCATATTTTACCATCGCGGCAAGCTTCGGAAATGTCCATGGAGTCTATAAGCCGGGACATGTACGGTTGGAGCCTATTATTTTGAAAAACTCTCAAGAATATATTAAAAAGCATTTTGATATCGATAAAGAAAAACCTGTGAGCTTCGTTTTTCACGGAGGAAGTGGAAGCGAACTTTCCAAAATCCATGAAGCGATCGATTATGGTGTCGTGAAGATGAACATCGATACCGATACCCAGTGGGCATTTTGGAGTGGAGTGAAGGGATATATCGAAAAATATCACGATTATCTCCAAAGCCAGATAGGAAACCCTGAAGGGGAAGACAAGCCAAATAAAAAGTATTACGATCCAAGAAAATGGCTTCGAGAGGGTGAAAAAAGCATGAAAGCCAGAGTTATCAAAGCCTACGAGGATCTTCGAAGTCTCAATGTTAACTAA
- a CDS encoding M14/M99 family metallopeptidase — protein sequence MENLSRRKFIITSVLLSASPLFAKSSSKIHIDLLKKPFEYHVKKGKLPGKRVLIIGGIHGNEIGAYKASDLLVDCDIKRGELIIIPRSNFTSILAKMRGYNGDMNRKFAHIDKKDPDRYFVELLKSAILEFRPDVVISMHDGYGFARKNPNHWGQSIVIDENIYKNFHLYEEAYSILKDANPHFAHYKLGLLNTRTFTSSRHKEQRNALTGWCLQHDIKAYCIEASKQLRLDQKIYTHLVMLREFFKRYKIELAPSIDQLIHDETLWNHHKTTTVTLKINGSIHKFSKSGTLKIPKGSNIEVVAIDGNRGSYLIGKHINLNWQSFYFSKPQQFLLKEDYKTRMRLTVYPV from the coding sequence ATGGAAAATCTTAGCCGAAGAAAATTTATAATCACTAGCGTACTTCTAAGCGCATCTCCACTGTTTGCTAAAAGTAGTTCAAAAATTCACATCGATCTACTAAAAAAACCTTTTGAATACCATGTAAAAAAAGGAAAACTCCCTGGAAAGCGAGTTTTGATAATTGGAGGAATCCATGGTAATGAAATCGGGGCTTATAAAGCAAGCGATCTTTTAGTAGATTGCGATATCAAACGAGGTGAGCTTATCATTATTCCACGCAGTAACTTCACCTCCATTCTAGCTAAAATGCGAGGCTATAACGGGGATATGAACAGAAAATTTGCCCATATAGATAAAAAAGACCCGGATAGATATTTTGTTGAGCTTTTAAAATCGGCTATCTTAGAATTTCGGCCGGACGTTGTCATATCTATGCACGATGGATACGGTTTTGCTAGGAAAAATCCTAACCATTGGGGACAATCTATTGTTATTGATGAAAATATCTATAAAAACTTTCATCTTTATGAAGAAGCTTACTCTATTTTAAAAGATGCGAATCCCCATTTTGCCCATTATAAACTGGGTCTACTCAACACAAGAACCTTTACAAGCTCACGACACAAAGAGCAGCGAAACGCATTAACAGGCTGGTGCTTGCAGCATGATATCAAAGCCTATTGTATCGAAGCTTCAAAACAGCTTCGTCTCGATCAAAAAATTTATACTCATCTTGTCATGCTAAGAGAATTTTTTAAACGATACAAAATTGAACTTGCTCCTTCTATCGATCAGCTGATTCATGATGAGACTCTTTGGAACCACCATAAAACAACTACCGTAACATTAAAAATCAATGGAAGCATTCATAAATTTTCAAAAAGTGGTACCCTCAAAATTCCAAAAGGAAGCAACATCGAAGTTGTTGCAATAGATGGTAATCGGGGAAGTTATTTGATAGGAAAACATATCAATCTCAATTGGCAAAGCTTCTATTTCTCTAAACCTCAACAATTTTTGCTCAAAGAGGATTATAAAACAAGGATGAGACTAACCGTTTATCCTGTCTAA
- a CDS encoding L,D-transpeptidase family protein, whose translation MKIFIILFTTFSLLFAESFVNFSHAKIDDIEKFLKNLDPKSKIELEILDLVRHGDKTSAAFLLSLLQTDPHTDDKQLENLLVHPNSFSVIVVSKNEQKLKLIYGKNGFIQTIEIPCITGKRQGDKLEAGDKKTPNGVYFPKWFIPQEKLSKIYGVGAFPLNYPNIIDKKIYHKTGDGIWLHATNDDKRKPFSSNGCVVVTNENFTKIKPFVLPKKTPIVIVDDFSYVDKKNFENTKLSLGYFLYHWKKSWEQSVNGKYKDYVDCYSDHLISRYGDKKSFTEYKKRVAQGKKWIKLTLKNLYVTKDGRVLDYGHIYVASFDMDYRSNNYKWHGKKILYIIKENGKWKILAEENL comes from the coding sequence ATGAAAATATTCATCATCCTTTTTACTACATTTTCGCTTCTTTTTGCTGAGTCTTTTGTTAATTTTTCTCATGCAAAAATAGATGATATTGAAAAATTTTTAAAAAATCTTGATCCCAAAAGTAAAATAGAGCTAGAGATATTGGATCTTGTTCGTCACGGTGACAAAACAAGTGCAGCCTTTTTACTTTCACTTTTACAAACCGATCCTCATACCGACGATAAACAACTTGAAAATCTTCTTGTCCATCCAAACAGTTTTAGCGTCATTGTCGTAAGCAAAAATGAACAGAAACTCAAACTCATCTATGGGAAAAACGGTTTTATACAAACAATAGAAATTCCTTGTATCACAGGTAAACGGCAAGGTGACAAATTGGAAGCCGGAGATAAAAAAACTCCCAATGGAGTCTATTTTCCCAAATGGTTTATCCCCCAAGAAAAACTAAGTAAAATTTATGGAGTAGGAGCGTTTCCACTCAATTATCCCAACATTATCGATAAAAAAATCTATCATAAAACAGGTGACGGCATATGGTTGCATGCTACCAATGATGATAAAAGAAAACCATTTAGCTCAAATGGGTGCGTTGTCGTAACGAATGAGAATTTTACAAAAATTAAACCATTTGTTCTACCTAAAAAAACACCTATTGTAATAGTCGATGATTTTTCCTATGTAGACAAAAAAAATTTTGAAAATACAAAGTTATCTCTGGGATATTTCTTGTATCATTGGAAGAAATCGTGGGAACAGAGTGTAAATGGAAAATATAAAGATTATGTTGATTGCTACAGCGATCACCTCATCAGTCGATATGGCGATAAAAAGAGTTTTACCGAATACAAAAAGCGAGTAGCACAAGGAAAAAAGTGGATCAAACTTACTCTTAAAAATCTCTATGTGACAAAAGATGGACGAGTACTCGATTACGGTCATATCTATGTTGCCTCGTTCGATATGGATTATCGATCCAACAACTATAAATGGCACGGCAAGAAGATACTGTACATCATAAAGGAAAATGGAAAATGGAAAATCTTAGCCGAAGAAAATTTATAA
- a CDS encoding 1-aminocyclopropane-1-carboxylate deaminase/D-cysteine desulfhydrase, giving the protein MKLFKPSPVETVRYKNLSFYLKRDDLIHPDFSGNKARKLHYFLEHDFPYIKRVISYGSMQSNAMYSLSVLAKMKGWKFEYYARINEQLLQNPKGNLKAALKNGMKIKDIGNWEFSIVLASLWGCQASHSNGNFGLLSECVKLDNVLVVPEGVRCKEAEEGIQLLAQEIVEWTKKENIKNLNIFLPSGTGTTALFLQKNLSRFPIPNSQFQVFTVPCVGDKEYLKKQFFVLEADEKFHPIILEPPKKYHFGKLYKELFAIWQELKEQTGVEFDLLYDPIAFKTIISNSRFPIPFLYIHQGGLKGNETMIERYKKKFDTIK; this is encoded by the coding sequence TTGAAATTGTTTAAACCTTCACCTGTAGAAACGGTGCGTTATAAAAATCTCTCTTTTTATCTCAAACGTGACGATCTCATCCATCCAGATTTTAGCGGCAATAAAGCAAGGAAGCTTCACTATTTTTTAGAACACGATTTTCCTTATATAAAAAGAGTAATATCTTATGGTTCCATGCAATCCAATGCGATGTATTCGCTCTCAGTTCTAGCAAAAATGAAAGGATGGAAGTTTGAATATTATGCAAGAATCAATGAGCAGCTTTTACAAAATCCAAAAGGAAATTTAAAAGCGGCGCTTAAAAATGGGATGAAAATAAAGGATATTGGAAATTGGGAATTTAGCATTGTCCTCGCTTCGCTGTGGGGTTGTCAGGCTTCGCATTCGAACGGGAATTTTGGATTGTTAAGTGAATGTGTGAAATTAGATAATGTTTTGGTTGTGCCAGAAGGGGTAAGGTGTAAAGAAGCAGAAGAGGGGATACAACTTTTAGCTCAAGAGATTGTAGAGTGGACAAAAAAGGAAAACATCAAAAATCTAAATATTTTCTTGCCATCAGGAACAGGCACCACCGCACTTTTTCTACAAAAAAATCTATCCCGATTCCCAATTCCTAATTCCCAATTCCAGGTCTTTACCGTCCCTTGTGTAGGTGACAAAGAGTATCTAAAAAAGCAGTTTTTTGTCTTAGAAGCAGATGAGAAGTTTCATCCAATTATTCTTGAGCCACCCAAAAAATACCATTTTGGCAAACTATACAAAGAACTTTTTGCAATATGGCAAGAATTAAAGGAACAAACAGGAGTTGAATTTGATCTGCTTTATGATCCGATTGCTTTTAAAACGATAATTTCTAATTCCCGATTTCCAATTCCTTTTTTATATATTCATCAAGGAGGTCTTAAAGGCAATGAGACGATGATAGAGAGATACAAGAAAAAGTTTGATACAATCAAATAA
- the hisD gene encoding histidinol dehydrogenase, which yields MRILETKSSTFSKEFETILARAQEDNEWVMPIVTKIIDEIKRDGDKALFEHIAKFDHWQPRTSDDLKIDQNLMQKAYEALDEKLRDALHLAYDRIKRYHEKQLPKSWVDFEKNGTILGQKVTPVEKAGLYIPGGKAAYPSSLLMNAIPALVAGVDEIVVTTPTPHNEPNHLLLAACHLCGIEKVYKVGGASAIAALAYGTESIPKVDVITGPGNIFVATAKRLVFGEVNIDMVAGPSEIGIIADSSANPRYVAIDLLSQAEHDEMASSILITDSSDLAQSVNDEVELFLENLQRKEIAQKSIDERGAIIVASSMDEAVELMNTIAPEHLEIMTANPFDLLSKIKHAGAIFLGENTPEPIGDYIAGPNHTLPTGGTARFYSPLNVEHFMKKSSIINFSHQAMQEIGEAAAILAHTEGLEAHAKSIEERLEK from the coding sequence ATGAGAATACTTGAAACAAAATCCAGCACTTTTTCTAAAGAATTTGAAACAATTTTAGCACGGGCTCAAGAAGATAATGAATGGGTAATGCCAATTGTCACAAAAATAATAGATGAGATAAAACGTGATGGAGACAAAGCACTGTTTGAGCATATTGCAAAATTTGATCATTGGCAGCCCCGAACGAGTGATGATCTAAAGATTGATCAAAATTTGATGCAAAAAGCATACGAGGCATTGGATGAAAAATTAAGAGATGCGCTTCATTTAGCCTACGACCGTATTAAGAGATATCATGAAAAGCAGCTTCCAAAATCATGGGTCGATTTTGAAAAGAACGGAACAATCCTAGGGCAAAAAGTGACGCCCGTCGAAAAAGCAGGGCTCTATATTCCGGGAGGGAAAGCCGCCTACCCGAGTAGTCTGCTTATGAATGCCATTCCGGCACTTGTGGCAGGAGTGGACGAGATCGTTGTCACGACGCCTACACCACACAACGAACCAAACCATCTATTATTGGCTGCTTGCCATTTGTGCGGTATTGAAAAAGTGTATAAAGTGGGTGGTGCAAGCGCTATAGCCGCTTTGGCGTATGGCACCGAGTCGATACCGAAAGTGGATGTGATTACAGGACCGGGCAATATTTTTGTAGCGACGGCCAAAAGACTCGTTTTTGGCGAAGTGAACATCGATATGGTTGCAGGTCCAAGTGAAATCGGCATTATTGCTGATAGCAGTGCCAATCCAAGATATGTGGCTATCGATCTACTCAGTCAAGCGGAACATGATGAGATGGCGAGCTCTATTTTGATAACAGATTCGTCCGATCTTGCACAATCGGTCAATGATGAGGTAGAGCTCTTTTTAGAAAATCTTCAAAGAAAAGAGATTGCCCAAAAATCGATTGATGAGAGGGGGGCTATTATCGTTGCGTCCAGTATGGATGAAGCCGTTGAACTTATGAATACCATCGCTCCTGAACACCTTGAGATCATGACAGCCAATCCTTTTGATCTGCTTTCAAAAATCAAACATGCCGGTGCTATCTTTTTAGGCGAGAATACGCCTGAGCCGATTGGTGATTACATTGCAGGACCCAATCACACTTTGCCAACGGGTGGAACGGCAAGATTTTATTCACCACTTAATGTTGAGCACTTTATGAAAAAGAGCTCTATCATCAATTTTTCCCACCAAGCGATGCAGGAGATTGGAGAAGCTGCTGCTATATTGGCGCATACCGAAGGGCTGGAGGCCCATGCAAAATCTATAGAGGAGCGGCTGGAAAAATAG